A stretch of Roseovarius sp. M141 DNA encodes these proteins:
- a CDS encoding LysR substrate-binding domain-containing protein: MLARLTHRQIEAFRAVIETGKITAAAGVLGTTQPSISKLIADLQHAAGFDLFERRGRQVVPTPEALALYEEVERSFVGMSEISRVIEDIRDFRKGSLSVAGMPALALKLLPDVIAQFIAQEPGITVSLRTRSSQAVLQHLSSQQFDLGFAALDSDHPAVIRRPIFTAPMLAVLPIGHDLEQKDVLEPADFDQQPFIALGAEIGTRSETDLFLSAGGARPRIVAEAQLSASICELVAAGAGVSIIEPVTATYFARAGRVAARPLLPEQPFRYDLLLPALRQPSRVASRFLELVEDRFATCLVNGN; this comes from the coding sequence ATGCTCGCGCGTCTCACCCATCGCCAGATCGAGGCCTTCCGCGCCGTGATCGAAACCGGCAAGATCACGGCGGCAGCCGGTGTGCTGGGCACGACCCAGCCTTCGATCAGCAAGCTGATCGCCGATCTACAGCACGCTGCCGGGTTCGACCTGTTCGAGCGGCGCGGCCGGCAGGTCGTGCCGACCCCCGAGGCGCTGGCCCTATATGAAGAGGTCGAACGGTCCTTCGTCGGCATGTCCGAAATTTCCCGCGTCATTGAGGATATCCGCGATTTCCGCAAAGGCAGCCTGTCGGTCGCCGGAATGCCTGCGCTGGCGTTGAAACTGCTACCGGACGTCATTGCGCAGTTCATCGCTCAGGAACCCGGCATCACCGTGTCGCTGCGCACACGCAGTTCGCAGGCCGTCTTGCAGCACCTCAGTTCGCAGCAGTTCGACCTCGGCTTTGCCGCGCTGGACAGCGACCATCCCGCTGTCATCCGCAGACCGATCTTTACCGCCCCTATGCTGGCGGTCCTGCCGATTGGCCATGATCTGGAGCAGAAGGACGTTCTGGAACCCGCTGATTTTGATCAGCAACCGTTCATCGCGCTCGGGGCCGAGATCGGCACGCGATCCGAAACCGACCTGTTCCTGTCCGCAGGCGGTGCCCGCCCTCGGATCGTCGCCGAAGCCCAGCTGTCGGCCTCAATCTGCGAGTTGGTCGCGGCGGGCGCGGGCGTCTCGATCATCGAGCCGGTTACGGCGACGTATTTCGCGCGTGCAGGACGCGTCGCTGCACGCCCGCTGTTGCCGGAGCAGCCGTTTCGCTATGATTTGCTGCTGCCCGCCTTGCGCCAGCCCTCTCGCGTTGCCAGCCGGTTTCTGGAGCTTGTCGAAGACCGCTTTGCGACGTGTCTTGTGAACGGGAATTAG
- a CDS encoding FAD-binding oxidoreductase — MDRTDPEITIVGGGVVGLSVALGLLLAGRRVHVLDGADSDARASQGNFGLVWGQGKGWNFAPYASWTNDALAAWPDFARKLADLSGMDVALDQSGGFEFFTDAAEMDEFAGMLTQQQRHLGNRFSHEMLSGDDLRGQMPGIGPEVVGASFSRLDGHVNPLRVLRALRGAVTAAGGRVTMSAPVARITPVAGGGFDLLMAGGQKHSADKVILCAGLGAAKLAAELGFATQIRPQRGELLITEKLGDRLPFLSSTIRQVDEGGVQIGGTKADAGLDDSETLDVMAGLARHAITVFPALADVRVVRAWGALRVMSPDGYPVYACSARHPGAYLVTCHSGVTLAPLHASVLADWIEDTSAAPDLEGFDENRFSLSDAA, encoded by the coding sequence ATGGATCGCACGGACCCTGAAATCACCATTGTCGGCGGCGGCGTCGTCGGCCTGTCCGTGGCGCTGGGGCTGCTGTTGGCGGGCCGCAGGGTGCATGTGCTGGATGGCGCAGACAGTGACGCACGTGCGTCGCAGGGCAATTTCGGTCTTGTCTGGGGACAGGGCAAGGGGTGGAATTTCGCGCCCTACGCCAGTTGGACCAATGACGCGCTGGCCGCGTGGCCCGATTTTGCGCGCAAGCTGGCCGATCTGTCCGGCATGGATGTGGCGCTGGATCAGTCCGGCGGTTTCGAATTCTTCACCGACGCTGCCGAGATGGATGAATTCGCAGGAATGCTGACGCAACAGCAGCGGCATCTGGGCAATCGGTTCAGCCATGAGATGCTGAGCGGCGATGATCTGCGGGGGCAGATGCCGGGTATCGGACCAGAGGTCGTCGGAGCCAGTTTCTCGCGGCTTGACGGTCATGTGAATCCGCTGCGCGTCCTGCGCGCGTTGCGGGGCGCCGTAACGGCCGCCGGCGGGCGCGTGACGATGAGTGCGCCGGTCGCAAGGATCACACCGGTGGCGGGTGGTGGATTCGACCTGTTGATGGCGGGCGGTCAAAAACACAGTGCGGACAAGGTCATCCTTTGCGCCGGACTGGGCGCGGCAAAACTGGCCGCCGAGCTTGGCTTTGCCACGCAGATACGGCCCCAGCGCGGCGAGCTGCTGATCACCGAGAAGCTGGGCGACCGGCTGCCGTTCCTGTCCAGCACGATCCGGCAGGTGGACGAAGGCGGCGTGCAGATCGGCGGAACCAAGGCCGATGCAGGTCTGGACGACAGCGAAACGCTGGACGTGATGGCCGGGCTTGCACGCCACGCGATCACCGTCTTTCCGGCTTTGGCGGACGTGCGCGTCGTGCGAGCCTGGGGCGCGCTGCGCGTCATGTCGCCTGACGGATATCCGGTCTACGCGTGCTCGGCGCGCCACCCCGGCGCCTACCTCGTCACCTGCCACAGCGGTGTCACGCTTGCCCCGCTGCATGCCTCCGTCCTCGCGGATTGGATAGAAGACACATCCGCAGCACCTGATCTGGAGGGCTTCGATGAAAATCGCTTCTCGCTTTCTGACGCCGCCTGA
- a CDS encoding (2Fe-2S)-binding protein — MKIASRFLTPPETGEVVQFHYEGEAITAPAGLSLAAALLAHSGAFTRQTVNGAPRTAFCMMGVCFDCLVEVDGMPNTQACMIRVRSGMVVKRQMGLRGLSGGNDV, encoded by the coding sequence ATGAAAATCGCTTCTCGCTTTCTGACGCCGCCTGAGACGGGCGAGGTCGTGCAGTTTCACTATGAAGGCGAGGCGATCACGGCGCCTGCGGGACTATCGCTTGCGGCGGCTCTTTTGGCCCATTCCGGCGCATTCACGAGGCAAACGGTCAACGGGGCGCCGCGCACGGCGTTTTGCATGATGGGCGTCTGTTTCGATTGCCTGGTCGAGGTTGATGGCATGCCCAATACACAGGCCTGCATGATTCGGGTGCGCAGCGGCATGGTGGTCAAACGCCAGATGGGGCTGCGTGGACTGAGCGGGGGCAATGATGTCTGA